A single window of Candidatus Deferrimicrobium borealis DNA harbors:
- a CDS encoding ATP-binding protein, producing the protein MKWHKSIAMKIILSVVGMILIVNGALAYLFLGIQGENLNHSILRTASQLSETIKKSIQNDMLENRKEAAYKIMETIGRQEGIEKVRVYSSEGKILFSSDNTGEVGRMVDQKAEACFGCHSEARPLERLATSERSRIFLSENGKDSRGGNHRVLGIINPMYNDSGCSSAACHAHPTSQKVLGVIDVTMDLSEVDSQMAWARRQVLIVSVVSVFAIFIIVAFILFHFIERPIKELVLGTKRISGGDLNHFIGVTTNDEMGHLATSFNQMTMNLQSAHKEIQEGIRNLEHKVEERTRELKATQSQLLHSEKLAAVGALAATVAHEINNPLTGVYTYIRLMERKIDQGQSGAEDIAKYKGYLDTMRREVERTTAIVQNLLDFTRPKDPLRKPMDLVKVMEESLALIANKLSITNIEVVKILNPLPAIQADPAHMKQVFLNLLINACEAMEEGGTLTIRSDHHPDTNTVTMSVRDTGVGIEEKDRARIFDPFFSTKKKGTGLGLSVVNGIVTRHSGKVEIDSAPGKGTDFRVTLPVG; encoded by the coding sequence ATGAAATGGCACAAAAGCATCGCAATGAAGATCATCCTGAGCGTCGTCGGGATGATCCTGATCGTCAACGGCGCGCTCGCCTATCTTTTTCTCGGCATCCAGGGAGAAAATCTCAATCATTCGATCCTCCGGACCGCCTCGCAGCTCAGCGAGACGATCAAGAAATCGATCCAGAACGACATGCTCGAGAACCGGAAGGAAGCCGCCTACAAGATCATGGAGACGATCGGGCGGCAGGAGGGGATCGAAAAAGTCCGTGTCTACAGCTCCGAGGGGAAGATCCTCTTCTCCAGCGACAACACCGGCGAGGTCGGCCGGATGGTCGACCAGAAAGCGGAAGCCTGCTTCGGGTGTCATTCGGAAGCCCGCCCGCTCGAGCGGCTGGCGACGTCCGAGCGAAGCCGCATCTTCTTATCCGAGAACGGCAAAGATTCGCGCGGCGGGAACCACCGCGTTCTCGGGATCATCAATCCCATGTACAACGATTCGGGCTGCTCCTCCGCGGCGTGCCACGCTCACCCCACGTCGCAGAAGGTCCTGGGTGTGATCGACGTCACCATGGACCTGAGCGAGGTGGACAGCCAGATGGCGTGGGCGCGCCGCCAGGTCCTGATCGTGAGCGTCGTCTCGGTGTTCGCCATCTTCATCATCGTCGCCTTCATCCTCTTCCACTTCATCGAGAGGCCGATCAAGGAGCTTGTTCTCGGCACGAAGCGGATCTCGGGGGGGGATCTCAACCATTTCATCGGCGTCACGACGAACGACGAGATGGGACACCTGGCGACATCGTTCAACCAGATGACCATGAACCTGCAGAGCGCCCATAAAGAGATCCAGGAGGGGATCCGGAACCTGGAGCACAAGGTGGAAGAGCGGACGCGGGAACTCAAGGCGACCCAGTCGCAGCTCCTTCATTCGGAGAAGCTCGCCGCCGTGGGAGCGTTGGCGGCGACCGTGGCGCACGAGATCAACAACCCGCTGACCGGCGTCTACACGTACATCCGGCTCATGGAGAGGAAGATCGACCAGGGACAGTCCGGGGCGGAGGATATCGCGAAATACAAGGGGTACCTCGACACGATGCGCAGGGAGGTCGAGCGGACGACCGCCATCGTGCAGAACCTGCTCGATTTCACGCGGCCGAAAGATCCGCTCCGCAAGCCCATGGACCTCGTCAAGGTGATGGAGGAGTCCCTCGCCCTCATCGCGAACAAGCTGAGCATCACCAATATCGAGGTGGTGAAGATCCTGAACCCCCTGCCCGCGATCCAGGCCGACCCGGCGCACATGAAGCAGGTGTTCCTGAACCTCCTCATCAACGCCTGCGAAGCCATGGAAGAAGGGGGAACCTTGACGATCCGGTCCGATCACCACCCGGATACGAACACCGTGACGATGAGCGTTCGCGACACGGGGGTCGGGATCGAGGAGAAAGACCGTGCCCGGATCTTCGATCCCTTTTTCTCGACGAAGAAGAAGGGGACCGGGCTGGGTCTCTCGGTCGTCAACGGCATCGTGACCCGCCACAGCGGCAAGGTGGAAATCGACAGCGCCCCCGGGAAGGGAACCGATTTCCGGGTGACTCTGCCCGTCGGGTAA
- a CDS encoding archaemetzincin family Zn-dependent metalloprotease has protein sequence MGDCLMATVRTMPSIPVPVESFEARRNQYYSTKILKEMLGNVPQDALKLLGVTDKDLCIPILTYVFGEAQVGGTAAVVSLARLRQEHYGLAPDRPLLLERLRKECLHELGHTFGLVHCPLRECVMHLSNTVVDVDTRGGDFCTGCQTVVASNTATERRG, from the coding sequence ATGGGGGATTGCCTCATGGCGACCGTCCGGACCATGCCGTCGATCCCCGTTCCCGTCGAAAGCTTCGAGGCCCGTCGGAACCAGTATTATTCGACGAAGATCCTCAAGGAGATGCTCGGGAACGTCCCGCAGGACGCGCTGAAGCTCCTGGGGGTGACGGACAAGGATCTATGCATCCCGATCCTGACGTACGTGTTCGGGGAGGCGCAGGTGGGCGGGACGGCCGCGGTCGTTTCCCTCGCCCGGCTCCGGCAGGAGCATTACGGACTGGCGCCGGACCGGCCGCTGCTCCTGGAGAGACTTCGCAAGGAATGCCTCCACGAGCTGGGGCACACGTTCGGTCTCGTTCATTGTCCGTTGAGGGAGTGCGTGATGCACCTTTCGAACACCGTGGTGGACGTGGACACCAGGGGGGGAGACTTCTGCACGGGTTGCCAGACGGTCGTGGCGTCCAACACCGCGACGGAGAGGCGGGGATGA
- a CDS encoding sigma-54 dependent transcriptional regulator produces MEKKVNIMVVDDEEIVRASLTGWLEEDGYHVEAVESGKKALERLPERNWDLMLVDLKMPGMDGIQLMDEVHKTSPEMLVIIMTAYATVDTAVKAMKKGAYDYFVKPFNPDDISLTIRKIVDHHKLVQENLFLRKELKKQYKLRDMISKNEKMLEIFDLARTVAKSNSTVLIQGESGTGKELLARAIHDESPRMDAPFISVSCASLTESLLESELFGHEKGAFTGATVLSRGKLELAQDGTLFLDEIGDISLKLQMDLLRVLEQREFRRVGGSELIPINSRILAATNRDLAAAIAEDRFRADLYYRLNVISIHIPPLRERREDIPLLVDHFIEKFNIEMGKEIRGISEGAVRILMGNDWPGNARELRNVIERAVVVAKGNIVTESDITLPSTTSDANHRTKSLEEIEKAHIRVVLNENQWNIVRSAHALGIDRVTLYNKIKKFNLKKEVVPPKG; encoded by the coding sequence ATGGAGAAGAAGGTCAATATCATGGTGGTGGACGACGAGGAAATCGTCCGGGCTTCCCTGACCGGCTGGCTCGAGGAGGACGGGTATCACGTGGAGGCCGTGGAGAGCGGCAAGAAGGCGCTGGAACGCCTCCCCGAGAGGAACTGGGACCTGATGCTGGTGGATCTGAAGATGCCCGGGATGGATGGAATCCAGCTGATGGACGAGGTCCACAAGACGTCGCCCGAGATGCTGGTCATCATCATGACGGCCTACGCGACGGTCGATACCGCCGTGAAGGCGATGAAGAAGGGGGCCTACGACTATTTCGTCAAACCGTTCAACCCCGACGACATCTCCCTGACGATCCGGAAGATCGTGGACCATCACAAGCTCGTCCAGGAGAACCTGTTTTTACGGAAAGAGCTCAAGAAGCAGTACAAGCTGAGGGACATGATCAGCAAGAACGAGAAGATGCTGGAGATCTTCGACCTGGCGCGGACCGTCGCGAAGAGCAACTCGACGGTCCTCATCCAGGGCGAAAGCGGAACGGGGAAGGAGCTTCTCGCGCGGGCGATCCACGACGAAAGCCCCAGGATGGACGCGCCGTTCATCTCCGTGTCCTGCGCTTCCCTGACGGAAAGCCTGCTGGAGAGCGAGCTCTTCGGGCACGAAAAGGGGGCCTTCACGGGCGCCACCGTCCTCAGCAGGGGGAAGCTGGAACTCGCCCAGGACGGGACCCTCTTCCTGGACGAGATCGGGGACATCAGCCTGAAGCTGCAGATGGACCTTCTCCGCGTCCTCGAGCAAAGGGAGTTCCGGCGGGTCGGGGGGTCGGAACTGATCCCCATCAACTCGCGGATCCTCGCCGCCACGAACCGGGACCTTGCGGCCGCCATCGCGGAGGACCGCTTCCGGGCCGACCTCTACTATCGCCTGAACGTGATCTCCATCCACATCCCCCCGTTGCGGGAGAGGAGAGAGGACATCCCGCTCCTGGTCGACCACTTCATCGAGAAATTCAACATCGAGATGGGGAAGGAGATCCGCGGGATCAGCGAAGGGGCCGTGAGAATCCTGATGGGAAACGATTGGCCGGGGAACGCGCGGGAGCTCCGGAACGTGATCGAGAGGGCGGTGGTCGTGGCGAAGGGGAACATCGTCACCGAGTCCGACATCACCCTCCCGTCCACCACTTCCGACGCGAATCACCGGACGAAATCGCTCGAGGAGATCGAGAAGGCGCACATCCGGGTGGTCCTGAACGAGAACCAGTGGAACATCGTGCGGTCCGCTCATGCGCTCGGGATCGACCGGGTCACCCTCTACAACAAGATCAAGAAATTCAACCTGAAGAAGGAAGTGGTACCGCCAAAAGGGTGA
- a CDS encoding glycine cleavage system protein H — MKETRCPFLETKTVTFCKAFPSKMIPVDRMSSSGGLCNSCDFEECSLYSEVRGGGMGMEHVRGFHLKSGYYYHPKHLWVAPYDGGECEARVGIDDFSARLIGRVDRASVPAVGVAVKENHVCFLLHSGHRTVHLVAPADGVVKAVNPKVSADPSILNDDPYADGWIFSMQLKGDAVKGLYHENVARKWYESEVERLQRVFSSDLGMLATDGGEALTDISSRLNDAQWGKIVSQFLG, encoded by the coding sequence ATGAAAGAGACGAGGTGCCCTTTTCTGGAGACGAAGACCGTGACGTTCTGCAAGGCGTTTCCTTCGAAGATGATCCCGGTGGACCGGATGTCCTCCTCGGGAGGCCTCTGCAACTCCTGCGACTTCGAGGAGTGCTCCCTGTACAGCGAGGTCCGGGGTGGCGGCATGGGGATGGAGCACGTCCGCGGATTCCATCTCAAGTCCGGGTACTACTACCACCCCAAGCACCTGTGGGTCGCCCCGTACGACGGAGGAGAATGCGAGGCCCGGGTGGGGATCGACGACTTTTCGGCCCGCCTGATCGGCAGGGTCGACCGCGCATCGGTGCCCGCCGTCGGCGTGGCGGTGAAAGAGAACCACGTCTGTTTCCTCCTCCACTCCGGGCATCGGACCGTCCACCTGGTCGCACCCGCCGACGGGGTCGTCAAGGCCGTCAACCCGAAGGTGTCCGCGGACCCCTCCATCCTCAACGACGATCCGTACGCCGACGGGTGGATCTTCTCCATGCAGCTGAAGGGGGACGCGGTGAAGGGGTTGTACCACGAGAACGTCGCCCGGAAGTGGTACGAGAGCGAGGTCGAACGGCTGCAGCGGGTGTTCTCTTCCGATCTGGGGATGCTGGCGACGGACGGTGGGGAGGCGCTCACGGATATCAGCAGCCGGTTGAACGATGCGCAATGGGGAAAGATCGTCAGTCAATTTCTGGGGTAA
- a CDS encoding 4Fe-4S dicluster domain-containing protein, which produces MAINRRNFLKVAGAAGGILLAGGARSARTAQTPQTPQTPEGSVEFYGLLIDTTKCIGCRACEEACNAQNSLPKPDVSFSSEAVFEKKRETTPDAYIVVNRFPNEKSPEKPVFVRRQCMHCTEPSCASACLCKAMEKMPEGPTVYHKDRCMGCRYCMISCPFDIPKFEYDSASPFVKKCIGCPDRVAKGEQTACAEACPEGATLFGKRRDLIEEAKKRIYQSPDRYYPHIYGEHEVGGTGYMYLSAVPFEKIAFRTDLGTKHYPELTSGFLSAVPLVDILWPAVLFGFNYLISDKEEEGGKESDHEE; this is translated from the coding sequence ATGGCCATCAACAGACGGAACTTCCTGAAGGTCGCGGGGGCGGCCGGCGGCATCCTGCTCGCGGGGGGAGCCAGGTCGGCGCGGACCGCACAGACCCCGCAGACCCCGCAGACCCCGGAAGGAAGCGTTGAGTTCTACGGGCTCCTCATCGACACGACCAAGTGCATCGGCTGCCGCGCCTGCGAGGAGGCGTGCAACGCGCAGAACAGCCTGCCCAAGCCGGACGTTTCCTTCTCCAGCGAAGCCGTGTTCGAGAAGAAACGGGAAACGACCCCGGACGCCTACATCGTCGTGAACCGGTTCCCGAACGAGAAGAGCCCGGAGAAGCCGGTCTTCGTCCGGAGACAGTGCATGCATTGCACCGAGCCTTCCTGCGCCTCGGCCTGCCTTTGCAAGGCGATGGAGAAGATGCCCGAAGGACCGACCGTCTACCACAAGGATCGCTGCATGGGATGCCGGTATTGCATGATTTCCTGCCCCTTCGACATCCCGAAGTTCGAATACGACAGCGCTTCGCCGTTCGTGAAGAAGTGCATCGGGTGCCCCGACCGCGTGGCGAAGGGGGAACAGACCGCGTGCGCGGAAGCGTGTCCCGAGGGTGCGACCCTGTTCGGCAAGCGGAGGGACCTGATCGAGGAGGCCAAGAAAAGGATCTACCAGAGCCCGGACCGGTACTACCCGCACATCTACGGCGAACACGAGGTCGGGGGAACGGGCTACATGTACCTCTCCGCCGTCCCGTTCGAGAAGATCGCCTTCCGGACCGACCTGGGGACGAAGCATTACCCGGAACTGACTTCCGGGTTCCTGTCCGCCGTGCCTCTCGTGGACATCCTCTGGCCGGCGGTCCTGTTCGGCTTCAACTACCTCATTTCCGACAAAGAGGAAGAGGGCGGGAAGGAGAGCGATCATGAAGAGTAA